In Deltaproteobacteria bacterium, the following proteins share a genomic window:
- the mtaB gene encoding tRNA (N(6)-L-threonylcarbamoyladenosine(37)-C(2))-methylthiotransferase MtaB, with translation MNVFVTALGCRLNEAELQSWSRALAGAGHTVVGRPEYAHVLVLNTCAVTGEAARKSRQHIRRLRRQNPSAPLVVTGCYAQLEPDRVAALAGVDRVVGNADKDALAARLADWAGEVGPAAQAPAPESAAAQAERAGRTRAFVKVQDGCRHRCTFCIVTVARGAERSRPIAEVVAEIRALERAGYREVVLTGVHLGGFGADRSEDLRALVAAVLADTDIPRVRLSSLEPWDLPPGFFDLWRNPRLMPHLHLPLQSGSDAVLRRMARRCSTDAFDRLVAEARAAIPDLTVTTDLIVGFPGETDADHAATLAFAERIGFGHIHIFAYSPRPGTAAARMPGHLPAAVKQARSRELHALAARLKRAHLARFVGSVRPVLWEGDAGYTDNYLRVRAAAGSFDNVIAPVRLERISDDGDAYEVAARVAASPGVRPRVRLRVV, from the coding sequence ATGAACGTGTTCGTGACCGCGCTGGGTTGCCGCCTCAACGAGGCCGAGCTGCAGAGCTGGAGCCGCGCGCTGGCCGGCGCCGGCCATACGGTCGTGGGGCGCCCCGAGTACGCGCACGTCCTCGTGCTCAACACCTGCGCGGTCACCGGCGAGGCCGCGCGCAAGTCCCGCCAGCACATCCGCAGGCTGCGCCGCCAGAACCCGTCGGCCCCGCTCGTGGTGACCGGCTGCTACGCCCAGCTCGAGCCCGACCGGGTCGCCGCGCTCGCCGGCGTCGACCGGGTGGTGGGCAACGCCGACAAGGACGCGCTCGCGGCGCGACTCGCCGACTGGGCCGGTGAGGTCGGGCCGGCGGCGCAGGCGCCCGCGCCGGAGTCGGCCGCGGCGCAGGCCGAGCGCGCGGGGCGCACGCGCGCGTTCGTCAAGGTCCAGGACGGCTGTCGCCACCGCTGCACGTTTTGCATCGTCACCGTCGCGCGCGGCGCCGAGCGCAGCCGCCCGATCGCCGAGGTCGTCGCCGAGATCCGCGCGCTCGAACGCGCGGGCTATCGCGAGGTCGTGCTCACCGGCGTGCACCTCGGCGGGTTCGGCGCCGACCGCTCCGAAGATCTGCGCGCGCTCGTGGCCGCCGTGCTCGCGGACACGGACATCCCCCGCGTGCGCCTGTCGTCGCTCGAGCCGTGGGACCTGCCGCCTGGCTTCTTCGACCTGTGGCGCAACCCGCGGTTGATGCCGCACTTGCACCTGCCGCTGCAAAGCGGCAGCGACGCGGTGCTCCGGCGCATGGCCAGGCGGTGCTCGACGGACGCGTTCGACCGCCTCGTGGCCGAGGCGCGCGCCGCGATCCCCGACCTCACCGTCACCACGGATCTGATCGTCGGCTTCCCCGGCGAGACCGACGCCGACCACGCCGCCACCCTCGCATTCGCCGAACGCATCGGCTTCGGCCACATCCACATCTTTGCGTACTCGCCTCGGCCCGGGACCGCGGCGGCGCGCATGCCCGGCCACCTGCCGGCCGCGGTCAAGCAGGCGCGCAGCCGCGAGTTGCACGCGCTCGCCGCGCGGCTCAAGCGCGCCCATTTGGCCCGCTTCGTCGGCAGCGTGCGCCCCGTCCTGTGGGAGGGCGACGCCGGCTACACCGACAACTACCTGCGCGTGCGCGCAGCCGCCGGCTCGTTCGACAACGTGATCGCGCCGGTGCGGCTCGAGCGCATCTCCGACGACGGCGACGCCTACGAAGTCGCCGCCCGGGTCGCCGCGTCCCCCGGCGTGCGCCCGCGCGTGCGACTGCGCGTCGTGTGA
- a CDS encoding PorT family protein: MWIAAMVAAAGLPAAAHAGDTVTAQAEDPRAVGGWAFGVRGGVTLGTQARARFGDYPANGLLVGHQGVALGGFGTYYLRSDVQLQIELMMFEKGVDFDNDALHTTVDEGLIYVEMPVLARYSYAVGRRLRAFGFAGPTVGWLLDSKVDELADRRRSFDVGVMVGAGVDVHLGDHLVIFDVRVNQGLVDTLDDDERDVAERNRVVAFLLGFTT; the protein is encoded by the coding sequence ATGTGGATTGCGGCGATGGTGGCGGCCGCCGGGCTGCCCGCGGCTGCGCACGCCGGCGACACGGTGACCGCGCAGGCCGAGGACCCGCGCGCGGTCGGTGGCTGGGCGTTCGGCGTGCGGGGTGGGGTGACGCTCGGCACCCAGGCCCGCGCGCGCTTCGGCGACTACCCGGCAAACGGGCTCCTCGTCGGCCATCAGGGCGTCGCGCTCGGCGGCTTCGGCACCTACTACCTGCGATCCGACGTGCAGCTCCAGATCGAGTTGATGATGTTCGAAAAGGGCGTCGACTTCGACAACGACGCCCTGCACACGACCGTCGACGAGGGGTTGATCTACGTCGAGATGCCGGTATTGGCCCGCTATAGCTACGCCGTCGGCCGCCGGCTGCGCGCGTTCGGGTTCGCGGGACCCACGGTCGGCTGGCTGCTCGACTCCAAGGTCGACGAGCTGGCGGATCGCCGCCGGTCGTTCGACGTGGGCGTCATGGTCGGCGCAGGCGTCGACGTCCACCTGGGCGACCACCTGGTGATCTTCGATGTGCGCGTCAACCAGGGCCTGGTCGACACGCTCGACGACGACGAGCGCGACGTGGCCGAGCGCAACCGGGTCGTCGCGTTCCTGCTCGGATTCACGACCTGA